A window from Rhizosphaericola mali encodes these proteins:
- the istB gene encoding IS21-like element helper ATPase IstB produces MNTNKECLDKMSSMHLSGMASAFKSYIEQDGSSGPGYTQDELIHFLIQSEWEDRRYRAQQRSIRNAGFRYSAQPEQLDYQGDRGLDRNLVQRLLEGSFIDQASDVFITGSTGTGKSFLASAIGYQACILGYKVYYATTSKLMAQLKVAKAEGSHLKELARIEKAQLFILDDFGVQPLDGAARNLLLDIIEDRHGKRSTMITSQLPVAKWHDIIGEKTVADAILDRIVHQAIRIELYGESLRKKKRIQP; encoded by the coding sequence ATGAACACAAACAAAGAATGCCTAGACAAAATGAGCAGCATGCACCTCAGTGGCATGGCCAGTGCTTTTAAATCCTATATCGAACAGGATGGCTCCAGTGGTCCAGGTTATACGCAGGATGAGTTGATCCATTTTCTCATACAATCGGAATGGGAGGATCGCAGATACCGGGCACAACAACGATCCATACGTAATGCAGGCTTTCGCTATAGTGCCCAACCAGAACAACTGGACTATCAAGGAGATCGTGGCTTGGATCGTAATCTCGTACAAAGACTATTAGAAGGTAGTTTTATCGATCAGGCGAGCGATGTTTTTATTACCGGTAGTACTGGTACGGGAAAAAGCTTTCTTGCTTCCGCCATTGGATATCAAGCTTGTATACTGGGATACAAAGTCTATTACGCCACTACTTCCAAATTAATGGCACAACTAAAAGTTGCCAAAGCCGAAGGTTCCCATTTAAAGGAACTTGCCAGAATAGAAAAGGCGCAGCTTTTCATTTTAGATGATTTTGGTGTGCAACCACTGGACGGAGCAGCAAGGAATCTCCTGTTGGACATCATTGAGGATCGACATGGTAAAAGATCTACAATGATAACCTCTCAATTACCTGTGGCAAAATGGCACGATATCATTGGCGAGAAAACGGTAGCGGATGCAATTTTGGATAGAATCGTACACCAAGCGATACGTATCGAACTATATGGTGAATCCTTGAGAAAGAAAAAGAGAATACAGCCGTAA
- a CDS encoding RagB/SusD family nutrient uptake outer membrane protein, with protein sequence MFFSILLGFAANSFSSCNKFLEINPKDDVSDDQTIVDAASARTAIRGVYRALSADSYYGNSFPSLGYLNGDNVQWTGSQSIVQQFISHNVHSDNGTIESVWTAIYATINRANNVIAKLPNVIDVNLSDSERNQIKGEAFFVRALSYFDLARTWGGVQLKLNPTVSLSGNSGIKRSTLEETYVQVLNDLDSAEVLLPLVTNRVRATKKTAWALKSRYYLYQQDWPDAETYATKLITDNNYSLLAPYNAWWANDVTATAESIFELAYSANYTNSQRNQWQPPANGGTRQIAPSDAFLLLVNDPSVGGNRSSLVAQTTQGLWYGNLYYRSPATDPAYVIRIAELYLIRAEARAQQGNLAGALSDLNIVRNRAGLTDYTTSTKADALLAIENENRIEFALEAHRWFDLVRTNRAQTVLGITDNNRLLMPIPINELTVDPNLTPNAGY encoded by the coding sequence ATGTTTTTTTCAATATTACTTGGATTCGCTGCGAATTCTTTTTCTTCATGCAATAAATTCCTAGAAATAAACCCCAAAGACGATGTCTCTGATGATCAAACCATTGTGGATGCAGCGTCTGCAAGGACGGCTATTAGAGGTGTTTATCGTGCTCTTTCGGCTGATAGTTATTATGGCAATTCATTTCCTTCACTAGGATATTTAAATGGCGATAATGTTCAATGGACGGGATCTCAATCTATTGTCCAACAGTTTATCAGTCATAATGTTCATTCTGACAACGGAACGATAGAGTCTGTTTGGACAGCAATTTATGCAACTATAAACCGAGCAAATAACGTTATTGCCAAATTACCTAATGTAATTGATGTTAATTTAAGTGATTCAGAAAGGAACCAAATTAAAGGTGAAGCATTTTTTGTAAGGGCTCTTTCATATTTTGATCTAGCTCGTACTTGGGGAGGGGTACAATTAAAATTGAATCCTACTGTTTCCCTTAGTGGTAATAGTGGAATTAAAAGATCAACTTTAGAAGAAACCTATGTTCAAGTATTAAATGATTTGGATTCCGCAGAAGTACTACTGCCATTAGTAACAAATAGAGTTCGAGCTACAAAAAAGACAGCATGGGCTCTAAAGTCTCGATACTACTTATACCAACAAGATTGGCCCGATGCTGAAACATATGCTACAAAGCTGATTACGGATAATAATTATAGTTTACTTGCTCCATATAACGCATGGTGGGCTAATGATGTGACTGCTACTGCAGAATCGATATTCGAACTCGCTTATAGTGCTAATTATACCAATAGTCAACGTAACCAATGGCAACCACCTGCTAATGGAGGTACAAGACAAATAGCTCCTAGTGATGCTTTTCTTTTATTAGTAAACGACCCTTCAGTTGGCGGAAATAGGAGTTCGTTAGTTGCCCAAACTACACAGGGACTTTGGTATGGAAATTTGTATTATAGAAGTCCAGCTACAGATCCTGCATATGTAATTCGTATTGCTGAGCTGTACCTCATACGTGCGGAGGCAAGGGCTCAGCAAGGAAATCTTGCCGGAGCATTGTCCGATCTGAATATAGTACGAAATCGCGCCGGACTGACAGATTACACCACTTCTACAAAGGCCGATGCATTGCTTGCCATAGAAAACGAAAATAGGATAGAATTTGCCTTGGAAGCGCACAGGTGGTTTGATCTGGTGCGTACAAATCGGGCACAGACAGTACTTGGTATTACCGACAATAACCGATTGCTGATGCCGATTCCCATTAATGAACTGACCGTAGATCCCAATCTCACTCCCAATGCTGGATATTAA
- a CDS encoding DoxX family protein, with amino-acid sequence MQIANVQKTANTILSKWDRILFRWAFIFFILQFLPIDTHFFSFFSTEKWPLFSFPSLFYITRYVPHFFSGTGAWSLPGWFDLIFWGFVAVLGVVVWKLFKVDEAKVQKLEYVLRGLLRYRLALGIVGYGFLQFFSVQAPFPSLSNLNTPYGYFSDWKIFSLSLGIVPGYESFLGAVQILLGIWLAAYRKTAGIVSLFIAIFLGNVFFSNLAYNGGEGGYSLFLLLIALYLFYHDFIRLLNVTTMGTAAIPDTYVPVVVSRKWKAILLIGKIAFFLVFILLLGIDASSFNAERSYQFPASAGLRGIKGFYNVSSFKLNDSIIPYSETDTSRWGNVVFEDWNTVSVKVNKKLNPIELSEETIFKNDYDRVYENSGTIGRNYYYYTFDSTRGVLLLKNKNSHYINDIWQFQFRKLPGNGLILKGFNTLTKDSADIQLDKIDKKYLLEIGRKKNINI; translated from the coding sequence ATGCAGATTGCAAATGTTCAAAAAACGGCAAATACAATTTTATCCAAATGGGATAGAATCCTTTTCCGGTGGGCTTTTATTTTTTTTATATTACAGTTTCTGCCAATTGATACTCATTTTTTCAGTTTTTTCAGTACTGAAAAATGGCCTTTATTTTCCTTTCCGTCCTTATTTTATATAACGCGCTACGTACCGCATTTCTTTTCAGGAACAGGTGCTTGGAGTCTTCCGGGATGGTTCGACCTTATCTTTTGGGGTTTTGTAGCAGTATTAGGAGTGGTTGTTTGGAAATTATTTAAAGTCGATGAGGCAAAGGTGCAAAAGTTGGAATATGTGCTCAGAGGCCTATTGCGTTATCGATTGGCTCTTGGGATCGTTGGTTATGGTTTTCTCCAATTCTTTTCGGTGCAGGCTCCTTTCCCTTCGCTCAGCAATCTCAATACACCGTATGGGTATTTTTCTGATTGGAAAATATTTTCCCTGAGTTTGGGCATTGTACCGGGATACGAATCGTTCTTGGGTGCAGTACAGATTCTGCTGGGTATATGGCTGGCTGCTTATAGGAAAACGGCGGGTATTGTGTCTCTGTTTATTGCCATTTTCCTGGGCAATGTATTTTTTTCCAATCTTGCCTATAATGGAGGAGAAGGCGGATATAGTCTTTTTTTGCTATTGATTGCACTTTACCTATTTTACCACGATTTTATAAGGCTGTTAAATGTCACAACAATGGGAACCGCGGCAATACCTGATACGTATGTGCCAGTTGTTGTCTCCAGAAAATGGAAGGCAATATTGCTCATCGGTAAGATAGCTTTCTTTCTGGTCTTCATTTTGCTTCTGGGCATTGATGCGTCGTCTTTTAATGCTGAAAGATCCTATCAGTTTCCGGCAAGTGCTGGATTGCGCGGAATCAAAGGATTTTATAATGTTTCCTCGTTCAAACTAAACGATTCCATTATCCCTTATTCAGAAACGGATACGTCAAGATGGGGGAATGTCGTATTTGAAGACTGGAACACAGTTAGTGTGAAGGTCAACAAGAAACTAAATCCGATAGAACTCTCAGAGGAGACAATATTCAAAAATGATTATGACCGTGTTTATGAAAATTCAGGTACCATTGGAAGGAATTACTATTATTATACGTTTGATTCTACAAGAGGAGTTCTTTTATTGAAGAATAAAAACTCCCATTATATAAATGATATCTGGCAATTCCAATTTCGGAAGTTACCCGGCAACGGTCTTATCCTGAAAGGATTCAATACGCTTACCAAGGATTCTGCTGATATTCAACTAGATAAAATAGACAAAAAATACCTATTGGAAATTGGCAGGAAAAAAAATATCAATATATAA
- the istA gene encoding IS21 family transposase: MANRTIEMYKIRQLIRLSLEGRGSKYISAAVGISRNTVKKYLTLLRGSGYDATQLSAMSDEQLLSLLGVAQRPQWSPSQRSKALEPLLADYVRQLRKNRGVTKWMLYEQYRQLHPNGYKSSRFMDYLNLYMGKIRPSLRVVHKAGDKMYIDFTGKKLYLTDPDTGAITAVEVFVAILGCSQLTYVKAVASQKKEDFIDACESALHYFGGVPQAVVPDNLKSAVSKPGRYESKVNESFAAFAAHYGTHVFPTRVYRPKDKALVEGAVKLVYTSIFTQIDKSVYHSLNDLNEAIALHLERHNNHPMTAGLPSRREQFETLEKDTLQPLNAYRYDPLDSRITTVGKNGYVALDYHYYSVPYKYIGKKIKLLYSSTRVELFIGSELICQHARSYQKEKYVQDPAHLASWQSGAASMWDPTAFLQQAEEISEEVNFYLEKVLARPEYPDKNLRACQGILNIGRKVGASRLVNACKRAHEYGIYNYGIIEKILKSKADFMDEDTPQNLPDSSMPDHDNIRGGKYYQ; this comes from the coding sequence ATGGCAAACAGAACAATAGAAATGTACAAGATTAGACAATTGATACGCCTATCACTTGAAGGCAGGGGAAGTAAATATATAAGTGCCGCCGTAGGTATATCTCGCAATACGGTTAAGAAGTATCTAACATTACTGCGTGGTAGTGGCTATGATGCCACACAATTATCCGCGATGAGCGATGAACAGTTGCTGTCCCTATTGGGTGTAGCTCAGCGACCACAGTGGAGTCCCAGCCAGCGCAGCAAGGCGCTCGAGCCCTTATTGGCAGACTATGTCCGTCAACTACGCAAAAACAGAGGCGTAACCAAATGGATGTTGTATGAGCAGTACAGACAACTTCATCCAAATGGTTATAAATCTTCTCGTTTTATGGATTATCTCAATTTATACATGGGTAAGATCCGTCCATCACTTCGGGTGGTACATAAGGCGGGCGATAAAATGTATATTGATTTTACGGGTAAAAAGCTCTATCTCACAGACCCTGATACAGGAGCCATTACTGCGGTAGAGGTATTTGTGGCGATATTGGGCTGTAGCCAATTGACCTATGTAAAGGCGGTGGCTAGCCAGAAGAAAGAAGATTTTATAGATGCCTGTGAGTCGGCACTCCATTATTTTGGTGGCGTACCCCAAGCGGTTGTCCCAGACAATCTAAAGTCTGCCGTCAGTAAACCGGGGCGTTATGAGTCCAAGGTCAATGAAAGCTTTGCTGCGTTTGCTGCCCATTATGGAACGCATGTATTCCCCACCAGAGTGTACCGTCCCAAAGACAAAGCTTTGGTGGAAGGAGCCGTAAAACTGGTTTACACTTCCATATTTACCCAAATAGACAAAAGCGTATATCACAGCTTGAACGACCTCAATGAAGCTATTGCTCTTCATTTGGAAAGGCATAATAATCATCCGATGACTGCTGGATTACCCAGTCGCAGGGAGCAATTTGAGACTTTGGAAAAAGATACTTTACAACCCTTAAACGCATACCGATACGATCCTTTGGATAGCCGTATTACCACCGTAGGTAAAAATGGATACGTGGCACTGGACTATCATTATTACAGCGTTCCCTATAAATACATCGGTAAAAAAATAAAGCTCCTCTATAGTAGTACCCGCGTAGAACTCTTTATAGGAAGTGAACTTATCTGTCAGCATGCACGCAGTTACCAAAAAGAAAAATACGTACAAGACCCTGCCCACTTGGCCAGTTGGCAATCGGGGGCAGCTTCCATGTGGGATCCTACCGCTTTTTTACAGCAAGCCGAGGAAATCTCCGAAGAAGTGAATTTCTATCTGGAAAAAGTATTGGCGCGGCCGGAATACCCCGACAAGAACCTACGTGCTTGCCAAGGGATATTGAATATCGGCAGAAAAGTAGGAGCTTCCAGACTGGTTAATGCTTGTAAAAGAGCTCATGAATACGGCATCTATAACTATGGTATTATAGAAAAAATACTGAAGTCCAAGGCGGACTTTATGGACGAAGATACACCACAGAACCTACCAGACTCGTCCATGCCAGATCACGACAATATACGCGGTGGAAAGTATTATCAATAG